In the Candidatus Thermoplasmatota archaeon genome, one interval contains:
- a CDS encoding GNAT family N-acetyltransferase produces the protein MGAAQESSTGQRDDAILVKGDEGALSLELMPLREGVARAFLRFSPRNLKLSGPSVKRLSDELCARPYSKILVQDSKHNLLARSLGASGWKVGAAIDPNMNKRCALVTTYDIPIDEHLRDSNGAVPNISGTSELNGIRVDISERKAWAFYTDDGETARVVSEGPRKQGLMVAKETDDLFEAGDCLVRFLTASRKSWAVFSTDFGRFIRKFDPTTMWRMVLERPVAYEHTCEALSSRNRSQAVKLFSEFYDESALQSMFRLRRFRSDMNYSIHLIQGGFVITRLEGDTGLIFDIYVTPSGQGEGLGTELMRCALTDLTGKVSSCYLHTSYPRAKHLYEKFGFRAVYSQLGIRLDELALEPP, from the coding sequence ATGGGAGCCGCGCAAGAGAGCTCAACTGGCCAGAGAGACGATGCCATATTGGTCAAGGGGGACGAGGGCGCCCTCTCATTGGAGCTGATGCCCCTGCGGGAAGGGGTCGCGAGAGCGTTCCTCAGGTTCTCTCCTAGGAATCTGAAGCTATCAGGGCCGTCCGTCAAGAGACTCAGTGACGAGCTGTGCGCGAGACCGTACTCCAAGATCCTCGTCCAGGATTCAAAACACAATCTCCTGGCGAGGTCTCTGGGCGCTTCGGGCTGGAAGGTCGGGGCGGCCATCGATCCGAACATGAACAAACGGTGCGCACTCGTAACCACTTACGATATCCCGATCGATGAGCATCTGCGTGACTCGAACGGAGCAGTCCCGAACATATCGGGCACGTCAGAGCTGAACGGCATCAGGGTGGACATAAGTGAACGAAAAGCGTGGGCGTTCTACACCGACGACGGCGAGACGGCCAGGGTCGTATCAGAAGGTCCTCGGAAGCAAGGACTGATGGTCGCGAAGGAGACGGACGACCTATTCGAGGCAGGGGACTGTCTGGTGCGGTTCCTCACGGCCTCTAGGAAGTCTTGGGCGGTGTTCTCCACGGATTTTGGAAGGTTCATCAGGAAGTTCGACCCGACCACCATGTGGCGGATGGTGCTCGAGCGGCCCGTGGCATACGAACACACGTGCGAGGCATTATCGAGCAGGAACCGCTCGCAGGCCGTCAAGTTGTTCTCCGAGTTCTACGACGAATCAGCTCTGCAGTCCATGTTCCGCCTGCGAAGGTTTAGATCAGACATGAACTACTCAATCCATCTGATCCAAGGGGGATTCGTCATCACCCGGCTCGAAGGGGATACTGGCCTGATCTTCGACATCTACGTCACACCTTCGGGACAGGGAGAAGGCCTGGGCACTGAGCTCATGAGGTGCGCCTTGACAGATCTCACGGGCAAGGTATCGTCGTGCTACCTCCACACGAGCTACCCGAGGGCCAAGCACCTGTACGAGAAGTTCGGGTTCAGGGCAGTCTACTCACAGCTGGGCATACGACTGGACGAGCTTGCCTTAGAGCCTCC